One part of the Lotus japonicus ecotype B-129 chromosome 2, LjGifu_v1.2 genome encodes these proteins:
- the LOC130739957 gene encoding uncharacterized protein LOC130739957, producing MNTNIMLKRGLESLTSTAATTRFSSCLSLRLFRSDAAAAAVNAPASSVLNTVNPHTPIYAGVIPIGGRVRLANLPKKRNIDRDLKSAMQGVPGIINIVPAVTGNKKTRDPICKGFAFVDFKRKKDAVRCVELCAGQTITFGKIQKQIKCEVVNAQSSSSSLQLSKNPGALPLPSEQGTKVRQENAPKKKLISKKKVKKVLEIPGSAKRLKIEKKSILTRIFSKYGSRPVVASKDN from the exons ATGAACACAAACATTATGCTGAAGCGAGGTCTTGAAAGCTTGACCAGCACGGCAGCAACCACCAGATTCTCCTCCTGCTTGTCTCTTCGGTTGTTCCGTTCCGACGCCGCTGCTGCTGCCGTGAACGCCCCTGCTTCTTCGGTTCTGAACACCGTCAACCCCCACACTCCTATTT ATGCTGGAGTTATCCCAATTGGAGGTCGAGTGCGTTTGGCGAACCTGCCGAAGAAAAGGAACATTGACAGGGACCTGAAATCAGCTATGCAAGGGGTTCCGGGCATAATAAATATAGTTCCAGCTGTTACTGGAAACAAGAAGACAAGGGATCCTATCTGCAAGGGTTTTGCTTTTGTTGATTTCAAGCGCAAAAAGGATGCAGTTAG GTGTGTAGAGTTGTGCGCTGGACAAACTATAACTTTTGGCAAAATTCAGAAGCAAATAAAATGTGAGGTTGTTAATGCAcagtcttcctcttcttctctccaGTTAAGCAAAAATCCCGGCGCTCTTCCACTTCCATCTGAACAGGGTACCAAAGTTAGACAAGAGAATGCACCCAAGAAAAAACTAATttccaaaaagaaagtaaaaaaagtTTTAGAAATTCCTGGATCAGCAAAGAG GTTGAAGATCGAGAAGAAGTCTATATTAACTCGTATTTTCTCCAAGTACGGATCAAGACCTGTTGTTGCTTCAAAGGATAATTAG
- the LOC130739956 gene encoding uncharacterized protein LOC130739956, translating into MLRATAFPPPFNSPPVLPRAHTCHSLAPARVVQSSPSSISRFEFRVFQQPCVKSLRAVRGGGVVTAVAKKKGRGGVGIVGVDEGFDEEEEGDGIEYYDDDDDDEEVEEGEFDDDGGDDGEEVLPLEQMKQWFDKKPKGFGEGKVYDTSVEDKLLEELRQSREAQAANLEKLKANPVKPASNKNAQNQKDAEVVPLGGRVLLANLPKKKNIHRDLKSAMQGVPGIINIAPAVTGNKKTRDPICKGFAFVDFKDKKDAVRFVELYTGQTLTFGKIQKQIKCEVVNAQSSSSSPELSKNLGALPRLMDSPFEEDSNEDSNMDDSAVSSWDGTDSNDLDEEQESDGENQEYATALDVDFDDSVEMTIDSETNPLPSEQGTINPTAEPEKKSSAKFRQESAPKKKLISKKKVKKVLEIPGSAKRLKIKEKAVLTDVFSKYGKRAVLASKDN; encoded by the exons atgCTCCGAGCAACTGCGTTTCCGCCACCGTTCAATTCGCCGCCGGTTCTCCCTCGCGCACACACGTGCCATTCTCTTGCACCCGCACGTGTCGTTCAATCTTCCCCTTCTTCCATTTCGAGGTTCGAGTTTCGAGTATTTCAACAACCCTGCGTGAAGAGCCTGCGCGCCGTGCGCGGTGGCGGGGTTGTTACAGCCGTCGCGAAGAAGAAAGGTCGCGGCGGAGTTGGTATCGTGGGAGTCGACGAAGGTTttgacgaggaggaggagggtgaTGGTATTGAATactatgatgatgatgatgatgatgaagaagtagAGGAAGGTGaatttgatgatgatggtggtgatgatgggGAAGAGGTGCTTCCGTTGGAGCAGATGAAGCAATGGTTTGACAAGAAGCCGAAGGGGTTTGGTGAAGGGAAAGTGTACGACACTTCTGTTGAGGATAAGCTGCTCGAGGAATTGCGCCAGAGTAGAGAAGCTCAAGCTGCTAATTTGGAGAAGCTTAAAGCCAATCCTGTCAAGCCTGCCTCCAACAAAAATGCTCAAAACCAGAAAG ATGCTGAAGTTGTTCCACTTGGAGGTCGAGTGCTTTTGGCGAACCTGCCGAAGAAAAAGAACATCCACAGGGACCTGAAATCAGCTATGCAAGGGGTTCCGGGCATAATAAATATAGCTCCAGCTGTTACTGGAAACAAGAAGACAAGGGATCCTATCTGCAAGGGTTTTGCTTTTGTTGATTTTAAGGACAAAAAGGATGCAGTTAG GTTTGTAGAGTTATACACTGGGCAAACTCTAACTTTTGGCAAAATTCAGAAGCAAATAAAATGCGAGGTTGTAAATGCAcagtcttcatcttcttctcctgaGTTAAGCAAAAATCTTGGTGCTCTTCCACGTCTCATGGACTCTCCCTTTGAAGAAGATTCAAATGAGGATTCTAATATGGATGATTCTGCCGTCAGTTCCTGGGATGGGACTGATTCAAATgatttggatgaagaacagGAAAGTGATGGAGAGAATCAAGAGTATGCCACTGCTTTGGATGTGGATTTCGATGACAGTGTGGAAATGacgattgattctgaaactaaTCCACTTCCATCTGAACAGGGTACCATAAACCCCACAGCTGAGCCTGAGAAGAAGTCATCTGCTAAATTTAGACAAGAGAGTGCACCCAAGAAAAAACTAATttccaaaaagaaagtaaaaaagGTTTTAGAAATTCCTGGATCAGCAAAAAG GTTGAAGATCAAGGAGAAGGCTGTATTAACTGATGTTTTCTCCAAGTACGGAAAAAGAGCTGTTCTTGCTTCAAAGGATAATTAG
- the LOC130739955 gene encoding uncharacterized protein LOC130739955, giving the protein MNANTMMKRGLASLTSTAVTTRFSSCSSLRLFCSDAAAADVDAPASSVLKTVNPTLLQPRVVLYDGVCHLCHRGVKWVIRADKDRKIKFCCVQSNAAEPYLRACGLEQEDVLRRFLFVEGLNVFSQGSTAALRVVSYLPLPYSVLSSLCVVPTPIRDAVYDYVAKQRYEWFGKAEDCLVLQEKELLERFIDREELMNRDWDS; this is encoded by the exons ATGAACGCAAATACTATGATGAAGCGAGGGCTCGCAAGCTTGACCAGCACGGCAGTAACCACCAGATTCTCCTCCTGCTCGTCTCTCCGGTTGTTCTGTTCCGACGCCGCTGCTGCTGACGTGGACGCCCCTGCTTCTTCGGTTCTGAAGACCGTCAACCCCACTTTGCTTCAGCCCAGAGTGGTCCTCTACGACGGCGTTTGCCATCTCTGCCACCGAG GAGTTAAATGGGTAATCAGGGCAGACAAGGACAGAAAGATCAAATTCTGTTGCGTTCAGTCTAATGCTGCTGAGCCCTATTTGAGAGCATGTGGTCTTGAACAAGAGGATGTCCTCCGTCGATTTTTGTTCGTTGAAGGCCTCAATGTGTTCTCTCAGGGTTCAACTG CTGCATTGCGAGTGGTGTCATACTTGCCACTCCCTTACTCTGTTTTAAGCTCGCTCTGTGTGGTTCCAACTCCAATCAGGGATGCAGTCTATGATTATGTAGCGAAACAACGGTATGAATGGTTTGGTAAGGCTGAAGACTGTTTGGTTTTGCAAGAGAAAGAGCTGCTTGAGCGTTTCATAGATAGAGAAGAACTGATGAATCGAGATTGGGATTCATAA
- the LOC130739958 gene encoding cyclin-D1-1-like isoform X1: protein MSVSCSNFFPDSDLLCGEDTSSILSGDSPEFSSDLDSSPPPLDDDDETIAGFIEDERNFVPGFDYLSRFQSRSLDAAAREESVAWILKVQAYFGFQPVTAYLAVNYLDRFLNSRQLPQTNGWPMHLLSVACLSLAAKMEESLVPSLVDIQVEGAKYIFEPRTIQRMELLVLGILDWRLRSITPFCFLSYFACKLDSTGTFSGFLISRATQIILSNIREISFLAYWPSCIAAAATLYAANEIPDCSLVKPEHAELWCEGLTKEKIMGCYRSMQEFGIENNQSTKPPRVLPQLRVTTQPLMRSSVSSSSSSPSSPLSYKRRKLNNCLWVDDDKGNFQ from the exons ATGTCGGTCTCCTGCTCCAACTTCTTCCCCGACTCCGACCTTCTCTGCGGCGAGGACACCTCCAGCATCCTATCCGGAGATTCGCCGGAATTCTCCTCCGACCTCGATTCCTCGCCGCCGCCGTTGGACGATGATGATGAGACCATCGCCGGATTCATCGAAGATGAGCGCAACTTCGTCCCTGGATTTGACTACCTCTCCAGGTTCCAGTCTCGCTCCCTTGACGCCGCCGCCAGAGAAGAATCCGTCGCATGGATTCTCAAG GTACAGGCTTATTTTGGTTTTCAACCTGTGACGGCTTATCTTGCCGTCAACTACTTGGATCGGTTTCTGAATTCTCGGCAGTTGCCG CAAACAAATGGGTGGCCGATGCATCTTCTATCAGTTGCGTGTTTGTCTTTAGCTGCAAAGATGGAGGAATCTCTAGTTCCATCTCTGGTGGACATTCAG GTAGAAGGTGCCAAATACATATTTGAACCCAGAACAATTCAAAGGATGGAGCTACTTGTTCTGGGCATCTTGGATTGGAGGCTAAGATCAATCACCCCATTTTGCTTCCTCAGTTACTTTGCGTGCAAGTTAGATTCAACTGGAACTTTTTCTGGGTTTCTCATTTCACGGGCCACACAGATTATCTTATCTAATATCCGAG AGATAAGCTTTCTTGCATATTGGCCATCATGCATTGCTGCCGCGGCCACACTCTATGCAGCTAACGAAATCCCTGATTGCTCTCTCGTTAAGCCCGAGCATGCCGAATTGTGGTGTGAGGGGCTTACGAAA GAGAAAATTATGGGATGCTACCGGTCAATGCAAGAATTTGGGATTGAAAACAACCAGAGTACTAAACCTCCAAGAGTGTTACCGCAGCTGCGAGTAACAACTCAACCTCTCAtgaggtcaagtgtctcatcatcttcctcttctccttcatcCCCATTGTCTTATAAAAGGAGGAAATTAAATAACTGTTTATGGGTAGATGATGACAAAGGAAACTTCCAATGA
- the LOC130739958 gene encoding cyclin-D1-1-like isoform X2, translating to MSVSCSNFFPDSDLLCGEDTSSILSGDSPEFSSDLDSSPPPLDDDDETIAGFIEDERNFVPGFDYLSRFQSRSLDAAAREESVAWILKQTNGWPMHLLSVACLSLAAKMEESLVPSLVDIQVEGAKYIFEPRTIQRMELLVLGILDWRLRSITPFCFLSYFACKLDSTGTFSGFLISRATQIILSNIREISFLAYWPSCIAAAATLYAANEIPDCSLVKPEHAELWCEGLTKEKIMGCYRSMQEFGIENNQSTKPPRVLPQLRVTTQPLMRSSVSSSSSSPSSPLSYKRRKLNNCLWVDDDKGNFQ from the exons ATGTCGGTCTCCTGCTCCAACTTCTTCCCCGACTCCGACCTTCTCTGCGGCGAGGACACCTCCAGCATCCTATCCGGAGATTCGCCGGAATTCTCCTCCGACCTCGATTCCTCGCCGCCGCCGTTGGACGATGATGATGAGACCATCGCCGGATTCATCGAAGATGAGCGCAACTTCGTCCCTGGATTTGACTACCTCTCCAGGTTCCAGTCTCGCTCCCTTGACGCCGCCGCCAGAGAAGAATCCGTCGCATGGATTCTCAAG CAAACAAATGGGTGGCCGATGCATCTTCTATCAGTTGCGTGTTTGTCTTTAGCTGCAAAGATGGAGGAATCTCTAGTTCCATCTCTGGTGGACATTCAG GTAGAAGGTGCCAAATACATATTTGAACCCAGAACAATTCAAAGGATGGAGCTACTTGTTCTGGGCATCTTGGATTGGAGGCTAAGATCAATCACCCCATTTTGCTTCCTCAGTTACTTTGCGTGCAAGTTAGATTCAACTGGAACTTTTTCTGGGTTTCTCATTTCACGGGCCACACAGATTATCTTATCTAATATCCGAG AGATAAGCTTTCTTGCATATTGGCCATCATGCATTGCTGCCGCGGCCACACTCTATGCAGCTAACGAAATCCCTGATTGCTCTCTCGTTAAGCCCGAGCATGCCGAATTGTGGTGTGAGGGGCTTACGAAA GAGAAAATTATGGGATGCTACCGGTCAATGCAAGAATTTGGGATTGAAAACAACCAGAGTACTAAACCTCCAAGAGTGTTACCGCAGCTGCGAGTAACAACTCAACCTCTCAtgaggtcaagtgtctcatcatcttcctcttctccttcatcCCCATTGTCTTATAAAAGGAGGAAATTAAATAACTGTTTATGGGTAGATGATGACAAAGGAAACTTCCAATGA